A window of the Bacteroides thetaiotaomicron VPI-5482 genome harbors these coding sequences:
- a CDS encoding RagB/SusD family nutrient uptake outer membrane protein: MKRIHIYLLTAMALLNSSCSADWLDLNTTSSVETGQAIVTLDDAQIALNGIYRLASGHSYYGDNYWYYGDCRAADVQARITKGDGKRVSPYYEYNVLASDNLNIVLPWNTVYKVIRQTNNLIQKIESGSIQSSDTKELNRIKSEALVMRGLSLFNLTRLFGMPYTNDKGASLGVPIETSPSDPTHKPSRSTVAQCYEQVVSDMSNALSGLRQETSNGYINYWAAQALLSRVYLNMGEYQKAYDAATDVIKNNGGRYQLYSYEEYPNVWGQDFQSESLFELYITLSEPSGGTGGEGAPMVYANEATVDWNNLILSEDFLNLLNEDPKDVRHCLTKESVIENNTGLPAAAMHEKVYLAKFPGKTGDDPKTNNICIIRLSEVYLNAAEAGLKKGTDIEEAQGYLNDIISRRTTDTSQQVSTETFTLDRILKERRKELVGEGEVFYDYLRNGLAIERKGSWHLETLKASNAQKIEATDLRIALPIPQSEIDANPNIQQNPR, from the coding sequence ATGAAACGAATTCATATATACCTACTTACAGCAATGGCTCTACTGAACAGCTCCTGCTCGGCAGACTGGCTAGACCTTAACACCACCAGCTCGGTAGAAACAGGACAGGCCATCGTAACATTGGACGATGCCCAGATCGCTCTGAACGGAATTTATCGTCTGGCATCCGGCCATAGCTATTACGGAGACAACTATTGGTATTACGGCGATTGCCGTGCCGCCGATGTACAGGCACGTATCACCAAAGGAGACGGAAAACGCGTATCTCCCTATTATGAATACAATGTGCTCGCTTCCGATAATCTGAATATTGTACTGCCGTGGAATACTGTTTATAAAGTAATACGACAGACGAATAATCTGATACAGAAAATAGAGTCGGGCAGTATTCAAAGCAGTGATACTAAAGAATTGAACCGCATCAAGTCCGAAGCGCTGGTGATGCGGGGACTTTCCCTCTTCAACCTGACCCGGTTGTTCGGAATGCCTTATACGAATGACAAGGGGGCTTCATTGGGAGTACCCATCGAGACCTCCCCTTCCGATCCCACGCATAAACCGTCACGCAGCACTGTAGCGCAATGCTACGAACAGGTAGTCAGCGACATGAGCAATGCACTGTCCGGGTTGAGACAAGAGACATCCAATGGCTATATAAACTACTGGGCAGCTCAGGCATTACTGTCAAGAGTCTATCTGAATATGGGTGAATATCAGAAGGCTTATGATGCCGCTACGGATGTGATCAAGAACAACGGCGGACGTTATCAGCTTTACAGCTATGAGGAATATCCCAATGTATGGGGGCAGGATTTCCAGTCGGAATCATTATTCGAACTTTACATCACTTTATCCGAACCTTCAGGAGGTACGGGCGGTGAGGGCGCTCCGATGGTTTATGCCAACGAAGCAACGGTCGACTGGAATAATCTGATCTTGTCGGAAGATTTCCTGAACCTGCTGAATGAAGACCCCAAGGATGTACGCCACTGCCTGACAAAGGAATCTGTCATCGAAAACAACACCGGACTTCCGGCTGCCGCCATGCACGAGAAAGTCTATCTTGCCAAGTTCCCCGGCAAGACCGGAGATGATCCCAAAACTAATAACATTTGCATCATCCGCCTTTCCGAAGTCTATCTGAACGCGGCTGAAGCGGGACTGAAAAAAGGAACGGATATTGAAGAAGCACAAGGTTATCTGAATGACATCATCAGCCGCCGTACCACGGATACCAGTCAGCAAGTATCAACGGAGACTTTTACTCTGGACAGAATTCTTAAGGAGCGCCGCAAGGAACTGGTTGGCGAAGGGGAAGTCTTCTATGACTACTTGCGCAATGGTCTGGCTATTGAACGCAAGGGCAGCTGGCATCTTGAGACCTTGAAAGCGTCTAACGCACAAAAGATAGAAGCTACCGATCTGAGAATAGCCCTGCCTATTCCGCAAAGCGAAATAGATGCCAATCCGAATATACAGCAGAATCCAAGGTAA
- a CDS encoding Crp/Fnr family transcriptional regulator — MRNIIDKMNSLYPISDETIQILKENTVLCHFPKRHQLIEADKFCKSAYFIEEGMTRSFWLVNGEEITTSFACEGAIVFSMDELYYNKMSEEFVETLEDVVAYKISLTDLLRLFQTNIELANWGRVIHQNEYRRLHRSHKDRLTLSAKERYEAFKLQFPQMCQRIQLGYIASYLGITLSTLSRLRAYK; from the coding sequence ATGAGAAACATTATAGATAAGATGAACTCTTTGTATCCCATTTCGGATGAAACGATACAAATACTAAAAGAAAATACAGTATTATGTCATTTTCCAAAGAGGCATCAACTGATAGAGGCTGACAAATTTTGCAAATCGGCTTATTTTATTGAAGAAGGAATGACCCGCTCTTTCTGGCTGGTAAACGGAGAGGAAATAACGACTTCCTTTGCGTGTGAGGGAGCGATTGTCTTCAGCATGGATGAATTGTATTATAATAAGATGAGTGAAGAATTTGTGGAAACGCTTGAGGACGTTGTCGCATACAAAATATCACTGACCGATCTGCTCCGGCTGTTTCAGACCAATATCGAACTGGCAAACTGGGGAAGAGTGATTCATCAAAACGAATACAGACGCCTGCACCGTTCGCACAAAGACCGCCTCACCCTGTCTGCAAAAGAAAGATATGAAGCATTCAAACTTCAGTTTCCTCAAATGTGCCAACGGATACAATTGGGATATATCGCCTCTTATCTGGGCATCACACTATCAACACTCAGCCGCCTCAGAGCATACAAATAA